The genomic window CCCCGGCCGCCGCTGCGCACCTATGTCGAGCGGTTCCCCGAAATCTATGGCCGCGTGCTGCAGAGCCGTCCGGGGATCACCGGCCTTGCGACGCTGGAATATCATGCCCACGAGGAACGCCTGCTGGCCCGGTGCGCCAGTGCCGAGGAGACGGACCGCGTCTATTCCGGGCGCTGCGTGTTACGCAAGGCACGGCTTGACCTGATCTATCAGCACAACCAAAGCCTGTGCCTGGACCTGTTTCTGATGGCAAAGACCGGCGGGCGCGTAATTTTTCGGCCATTGATGAAAATCGTGGCACCGCGACGGTCTGCCAGAGATTGAACCGGGCAGACGCCCTTGTTACCCCTGTGACAGCTTGGTAAGTTGACATGGTGATTTCTTGGTAGGTTGACATGGTGAATTGACGAACGGGCATCTGCCTTTCCTCCGGCAGTCCGGGTGGTCGTCTGGACAATGGCACGGGTTTGCTGTCTAGCCCGGTTCATTCCTGAAACTGGCGTTGGGAGTTGCTATGCTCTGGTTCCGAGGCGTGCTGTTCGCATTTGTCGATCGGCTGACAAGGCCCCAGAAGCGCGGCCTTCTTATGCTGGTCGACGTGATCATGGCGCCGCTGGCCTTGTTCCTGACATGCAGCCTCGTCTACAACTCGCTGTTTCCCGAATACATGCTGTTGCGGATGTGGCCGTTCTTTCCGGCGGTCAGCGTGGCGGCGGCCATCATGTCGATCGCGCTCGGCATTCCGCGGATCAAGCTGAACGCCTACGAGGCCGTGGCGATCCTGAAGACGGGGGCTTTCGCGCTGCTGGTCATGGTGGCGTTCGCGGTGATGACCCGTGTGTCGAACGTGTATTTCTCGGGCGGCGGCATCATCCTGTTCGGGCTCTTGCTGTTCCTCTTGTCGTTCGCGATCCGGGTGATCCTGCTTTACGGGCTGCTGTGGGTGCTGCGGCTGGGGCAGCCGCGCAAGCGGGTGCTGATCTACGGCGCCGGCACCACCGGCACGCAACTGGTGGCTGCCCTGCGCGAACACCATTCGATCATGCCCGTGGCGTTTCTGGACGACAACGCCGCCCTGCATTCGACGATCGTGGTCGGCCTGCGGGTCTTCCCCCCAGGCAAGATCGAGTCCATCGTGCAGGACCGCGACATCGACCGGGTGATCCTGGCGATGCCGTCGTTGTCGCCACCCAAGCTGGCGCAGATCGCGCGGAGGCTGCAGAATCTGGGGCTGGAGGTCAACGCGCTGCCGTCCTTCGCGCAGCTGATCGGCGTCGAAGAACTGATCGACACGCTGACGCCGATGGTGCCGGGCGACTTTCTGGGGCGTCAGCAGGTGGGCGAAAGCCTGCCGCAGGGCACGGAAGCCTATATCGGCCGGTCGGTGCTGGTCACCGGCGCTGGCGGCTCGGTCGGGTCAGAGCTTTGCCGCCAGATCCTCGCCTGCCGCCCGCGCCGGCTGGTGATGTTCGAGGTTTCGGAGATCGCGCTTTACACCATCGACCGCGAATTGCGCGACAGGGCAGAGGATGCCGGGGTCGAACTGAT from Paracoccaceae bacterium Fryx2 includes these protein-coding regions:
- a CDS encoding sugar transferase, whose translation is MTPSKRLFDLSLALMIAALLAVPFALLLAALLVVEGRPLFYVSERMRAPGLPFMLWKLRTMRVVATDSGVSGGDKTARITPVGRALRRTRLDEIPQLWNVLRGDMSFVGPRPPLRTYVERFPEIYGRVLQSRPGITGLATLEYHAHEERLLARCASAEETDRVYSGRCVLRKARLDLIYQHNQSLCLDLFLMAKTGGRVIFRPLMKIVAPRRSARD
- a CDS encoding nucleoside-diphosphate sugar epimerase/dehydratase, yielding MLWFRGVLFAFVDRLTRPQKRGLLMLVDVIMAPLALFLTCSLVYNSLFPEYMLLRMWPFFPAVSVAAAIMSIALGIPRIKLNAYEAVAILKTGAFALLVMVAFAVMTRVSNVYFSGGGIILFGLLLFLLSFAIRVILLYGLLWVLRLGQPRKRVLIYGAGTTGTQLVAALREHHSIMPVAFLDDNAALHSTIVVGLRVFPPGKIESIVQDRDIDRVILAMPSLSPPKLAQIARRLQNLGLEVNALPSFAQLIGVEELIDTLTPMVPGDFLGRQQVGESLPQGTEAYIGRSVLVTGAGGSVGSELCRQILACRPRRLVMFEVSEIALYTIDRELRDRAEDAGVELIPVLGSVTDSRMARMVMVDHDVNVVFHAAAYKHVPLVESNPIAGLANNVLGTKTLAGAADECGVERFILISTDKAVRPTNIMGASKRLAELVVQDLAKRSRNTVFSMVRFGNVLGSSGSVIPLFKDQIARGGPVTLTHEDVTRYFMTISEAARLVLLAGSFAHAGGPRGGDVFVLDMGKAVKIRDLAEQMIHAANYTVRDAANPDGDIEIQVIGLRPGEKLHEELLIGKGLLTTPHSKILRAQESSLSELEMASALRALRSAIAVGDAAAACAVVHDWVEGYQRPEKVAAAQ